The genomic stretch CGAATTTCAACAGAAAGTATGGAAAGGCTTGAACGAAATTCCTTTTGGAAAAACATGTTCGTATTTAGATTTGTCGAAGCGTTTGGGCAATGTAAAAGCAATTCGTGCAGTAGCTTCGGCAAATGGGAAAAATCCATTGTGGATTGTAACGCCGTGTCATAGAGTTATTGGAAGTGACGGCTCGCTTACTGGCTATGCTGGCGGATTGTGGCGCAAAAAGTGGTTGCTAGCGCACGAAAGTCCTGCTAAACAACAATCTCTTTTTTAAATGAATACTACAACACCTAAAAAGCTTTTTTTATGTTTGGCTGGAATCTTCTTTAGCACTTTTATATGCTTTGCGTTTCAAAATCCTAAAGTATCAGCCAAACTTGATAATTTATCAATGTCTCAACTGAAAGATAACATTTCTTTTTACACCGATAAAGAAGATCCTGAAGCTGAACAATATTTACAAGTATATCTTAAAAAAGCAATTGAAAAAAAGCAAGTCTATGCTGTTTTTGAAGC from Kordia antarctica encodes the following:
- a CDS encoding methylated-DNA--[protein]-cysteine S-methyltransferase; translated protein: MNTYTAHIKTPLGIARIVSDDTDILEISVLDATTTFTDSEQIPEILQDCVTQLHEYFDGIRTNFELPLAPKGTEFQQKVWKGLNEIPFGKTCSYLDLSKRLGNVKAIRAVASANGKNPLWIVTPCHRVIGSDGSLTGYAGGLWRKKWLLAHESPAKQQSLF